The Candidatus Anoxymicrobium japonicum genome includes the window TGTACTTGAATCAGGCTACACAGAGCAATCTCGAGCGAATCCGTGAGATGGGCGTGATAGTAGTTGATCCTGGCGAGGGTGGTCTCGCGTGCGGGACCGAAGGCATCGGTCGCATGGCAGAGCCCGCGGAGATCATGGAAGTCGTCGAGCGCGAGTTGGCGGTTGTCCGCGATCTTGACGGCAGGCGCGTACTGGTGACCGCTGGTCCTACCCGTGAGCATATTGATCCGGTGAGGTTTTTCTCAAATCCGTCTACGGGCCGCATGGGTTACACGATTGCCAGGCAGGCAGCGCGAAGGGGCGCTGATGTCATACTGATTTCGGGGCCGGTGGAGCTGTCATGCCAGGCTGACATCGAACTCGTCAAGGTCGTTTCCGCGTCGGAAATGTTGAACGCGGTGCTCGATAACTTCGACTCGGTTGATGTGTTGGTGATGGCCGCGGCTGTCGCCGATTTTACATCCACAGAGGTCGCTGGTAAGAAGTTGAAGAAAAATAGTGGCGTGCCTGACATCAAGCTCGAGCCGACAACGGACATACTCGGTGAAGTCGCGCTCCGCAAGAACGGGCGCGTAGTCGTTGGCTTTGCCGCTGAGACTGATCAGGTCATCATGAACGCGAAAAAAAAGTTAAAGGAAAAGAACCTTGACCTTATCGTAGCGAATAAGGTTGGCGAGTTCGGGACAGGGTTTGGCTCGATGACCGACATGGCAGTCGTGA containing:
- the coaBC gene encoding bifunctional phosphopantothenoylcysteine decarboxylase/phosphopantothenate--cysteine ligase CoaBC, which encodes MAELAGRKVLLGVTGGIAVYKAAELARMLARAGADVKVIMTGAGQQFVSPLTFRTLTGNPVATTMWSDPGSPFPHISLSDEADLIVVAPATANIVAKMANGIADDLLSTTVLAARGTIVVAPAMNTRMYLNQATQSNLERIREMGVIVVDPGEGGLACGTEGIGRMAEPAEIMEVVERELAVVRDLDGRRVLVTAGPTREHIDPVRFFSNPSTGRMGYTIARQAARRGADVILISGPVELSCQADIELVKVVSASEMLNAVLDNFDSVDVLVMAAAVADFTSTEVAGKKLKKNSGVPDIKLEPTTDILGEVALRKNGRVVVGFAAETDQVIMNAKKKLKEKNLDLIVANKVGEFGTGFGSMTDMAVVIGDADTGAELKMMSKIELADVLLDRIRDLLK